A part of Haloarchaeobius sp. HME9146 genomic DNA contains:
- a CDS encoding response regulator yields MVERPPTVLVVADDELTRQRCSTWLESGTYDIIATGILDEAVATAKQAAVVLVAGGVGRASHDDLVRTISRHTRECAIVSLASSASHDLPCDERLSSPVQRQELRESVDRLVTRATYVDRLDALLAAARRATSSNRGRLSRLSSETRDLQDAFEPADYEAMFRTIDPS; encoded by the coding sequence ATGGTCGAGCGCCCCCCGACGGTACTCGTCGTCGCCGACGACGAACTGACACGACAGCGTTGTTCGACGTGGCTGGAGAGTGGCACCTACGACATCATCGCGACAGGCATCCTCGACGAAGCGGTCGCGACCGCCAAACAGGCCGCGGTCGTCCTCGTCGCAGGCGGCGTCGGGCGAGCGAGCCACGACGATCTGGTGCGCACCATCAGCCGACACACCAGGGAGTGCGCCATCGTGTCTCTCGCGTCGTCTGCCAGCCACGACCTGCCGTGTGACGAGCGACTCTCCTCGCCCGTGCAACGACAGGAACTCCGCGAGAGCGTCGACCGGCTGGTCACGCGAGCGACCTACGTCGACCGACTCGACGCACTGCTCGCGGCAGCGCGCCGGGCGACCAGCAGCAATCGCGGCCGGCTGTCACGGCTCAGTTCCGAGACCAGGGACCTGCAAGACGCGTTCGAACCGGCTGACTACGAAGCCATGTTCCGGACCATCGACCCGTCGTAA
- a CDS encoding PH domain-containing protein yields MASTESAYDWLTLDEDEEIVWSGIPDAKSIYPALIIGLPLCLVLIGIPIVVGAYLQRENTEYVVTTDGLYKKTGILSRDVQKIDFDKVQNISFSESFLGKQFGFGNVDISTAGGSGVEMQFMAVSDPKQVQELINKRIKQARGTQKDGDEDKEQVLNDILVELRAIRESFERIEGETPDSNQAGSTDDFDWENTDR; encoded by the coding sequence ATGGCCTCCACCGAGTCCGCCTACGATTGGTTGACGCTCGACGAAGACGAGGAGATCGTCTGGTCGGGCATCCCCGACGCCAAGAGCATCTATCCCGCCCTCATCATCGGGTTGCCGCTGTGTCTCGTCCTCATCGGCATCCCCATCGTCGTGGGGGCGTACCTCCAGCGCGAGAACACCGAGTACGTCGTCACGACCGACGGCCTCTACAAGAAGACCGGTATCCTCTCGCGAGACGTCCAGAAGATCGACTTCGACAAGGTCCAGAACATCTCCTTCAGCGAGAGCTTCCTCGGCAAGCAGTTCGGTTTCGGGAACGTCGACATCTCCACCGCCGGCGGCTCCGGCGTCGAGATGCAGTTCATGGCCGTCTCTGACCCCAAGCAGGTCCAGGAGCTCATCAACAAGCGCATCAAGCAGGCCCGTGGCACGCAGAAAGACGGCGACGAGGACAAAGAACAGGTGCTCAACGACATCCTGGTCGAACTCCGCGCCATCCGCGAGTCCTTCGAGCGCATCGAGGGCGAGACACCCGACTCGAACCAGGCGGGCAGTACCGACGACTTCGACTGGGAGAACACCGACCGATGA
- the hisF gene encoding imidazole glycerol phosphate synthase subunit HisF has translation MPLTKRIIPCIDVDLDEDGNAAVYTGVNFEDLKYTGDPVEMARRYNESGADEFVFLDITASAEGRETMLDTVSAVADEVFIPLTVGGGIRTKEDIKETLRAGADKVSINSGALKNPDLINEGARAFGNQCIVISVDSRRRFDEQGEYYAEVDGESCWFECTVKGGREGTGRDVVEWAQAAEERGAGELFVNSIDTDGTKDGYDIPVTKAVCDAVDTPVIASSGCGGPEHAREVFEDAGADAALAASIFHFDEYTIREVKEYLDEHDVPVRL, from the coding sequence ATGCCCCTCACGAAGCGTATCATCCCCTGTATCGACGTGGACCTGGACGAGGACGGCAACGCCGCCGTATACACCGGCGTGAACTTCGAGGACCTGAAGTACACCGGTGACCCGGTCGAGATGGCTCGCCGGTACAACGAATCCGGTGCCGACGAGTTCGTCTTCCTCGACATCACGGCCTCGGCGGAGGGTCGCGAGACGATGCTCGACACGGTCAGCGCGGTCGCCGACGAGGTGTTCATCCCGCTCACCGTCGGGGGTGGCATCCGGACCAAGGAGGACATCAAGGAGACGCTTCGTGCCGGTGCGGACAAGGTCTCTATCAACTCTGGTGCACTGAAGAACCCGGACCTCATCAACGAGGGCGCTCGCGCCTTCGGGAACCAGTGCATCGTCATCTCGGTCGACTCCCGCCGTCGCTTCGACGAGCAGGGCGAGTACTACGCCGAGGTCGACGGCGAGTCCTGCTGGTTCGAGTGCACGGTCAAGGGCGGCCGCGAGGGCACCGGCCGCGACGTGGTCGAGTGGGCGCAAGCGGCCGAAGAACGCGGTGCTGGCGAGCTGTTCGTGAACTCCATCGACACCGACGGAACCAAAGACGGCTACGACATCCCGGTCACGAAGGCGGTGTGTGATGCGGTCGATACGCCCGTCATCGCCTCCTCCGGCTGTGGTGGCCCCGAGCACGCCCGCGAAGTGTTCGAGGACGCCGGTGCGGATGCGGCCCTCGCCGCCTCCATCTTCCACTTCGACGAGTACACCATCCGCGAAGTGAAGGAGTACCTCGACGAACACGACGTGCCGGTCCGGCTCTGA
- a CDS encoding helix-turn-helix domain-containing protein, with product MTQQDDEEDEVLRLTLKVAHPDCWSLQVTDQHDAGLMNHGAFPLSDGNIKGLFTAFGDTRDEVAELVDATRDSPLTQSVLELSGGLKMNADGFDPGNATQDIFVEYSEADSIEPALTSNGFIHEGPVRIYDGYEYWPVVAQCPRGELENRLETVREEKDATIDVQHISSVQSLSGGSTQYLQLLSQRQREVFELARRENYYQWPREVSLQELADELDISKTTFTEHLRKAEAKLLNDIR from the coding sequence ATGACCCAGCAGGACGATGAGGAAGACGAGGTCCTCCGCCTCACACTCAAGGTCGCACACCCGGACTGCTGGTCGCTCCAGGTCACCGACCAGCACGACGCCGGGCTGATGAACCACGGGGCGTTCCCCCTCTCGGACGGCAACATCAAGGGGCTGTTCACGGCGTTCGGCGACACCAGGGACGAGGTGGCCGAGCTGGTCGACGCGACGCGCGACTCACCGCTCACGCAGTCCGTCCTCGAACTCTCGGGCGGTCTCAAGATGAACGCCGATGGGTTCGACCCCGGCAACGCGACCCAGGACATCTTCGTCGAGTACTCCGAGGCGGATAGCATCGAGCCCGCGCTCACCTCGAACGGGTTCATCCACGAGGGACCCGTCCGCATCTACGACGGGTACGAGTACTGGCCGGTCGTCGCGCAGTGTCCGCGAGGTGAACTCGAGAACCGACTGGAGACGGTCCGCGAGGAGAAGGATGCAACCATCGATGTCCAGCACATCTCCTCGGTCCAGTCGCTCTCCGGTGGGTCCACCCAGTACCTCCAGTTGCTCTCCCAGCGCCAGCGCGAGGTGTTCGAACTCGCCCGACGGGAGAACTACTACCAGTGGCCACGCGAGGTGTCCCTGCAGGAACTCGCCGACGAGCTCGATATCTCGAAGACGACGTTCACCGAACACCTCCGGAAGGCCGAGGCCAAGCTGCTCAACGACATCCGGTGA
- the tpiA gene encoding triose-phosphate isomerase → MFVLVNLKAYPCDPVEVATAAANVSDDSGVRIAVAPQAAHLQRVAATGVETWAQHVSPVEHGSHTGSTLAEAAADAGAVGTLLNHSENRLKLADIDGSLRAAERADLETIVCANNPRQIGAAAALGPDSVAVEPPELIGTGTPVSQADPDIVTGAVEAAESVDESVDVLCGAGISTGDDLEAAGELGSTGVLLASGVAKAEDPRAALEDLVSPL, encoded by the coding sequence ATGTTCGTACTCGTCAATCTGAAGGCATACCCGTGTGACCCGGTCGAGGTCGCGACAGCGGCAGCGAACGTGAGCGACGACTCTGGCGTCCGTATCGCGGTGGCACCACAGGCCGCGCACCTGCAGCGCGTGGCAGCGACCGGCGTCGAGACGTGGGCCCAGCACGTCAGCCCGGTCGAGCACGGCAGCCACACCGGCAGCACGCTGGCCGAGGCCGCGGCTGACGCTGGCGCGGTCGGCACGCTCCTGAACCACTCCGAGAACCGGCTGAAGCTCGCCGACATCGACGGCTCCTTGCGAGCAGCCGAGCGCGCGGACCTGGAGACCATCGTCTGTGCGAACAACCCGCGCCAGATCGGTGCGGCCGCCGCGCTGGGGCCGGACTCGGTCGCGGTCGAGCCCCCGGAACTCATCGGGACCGGGACGCCCGTGAGCCAGGCCGACCCGGACATCGTCACCGGCGCGGTCGAGGCCGCCGAGTCGGTCGACGAGAGCGTCGACGTCCTCTGTGGTGCCGGCATCTCGACCGGTGACGACCTCGAAGCCGCCGGCGAACTCGGGTCGACCGGCGTCCTCCTCGCCTCCGGTGTCGCGAAGGCCGAGGACCCGCGTGCCGCGCTCGAAGACCTCGTCTCCCCGCTCTGA
- a CDS encoding DNA-directed RNA polymerase subunit L → MELTVTENLEQELHVEIAGEDHTFMNVLKGALLETEGVSAATYDMNPEQSGGQTEPILTVKTYEGTAPLDALETAAKRVQEKTEAFRTAFENAA, encoded by the coding sequence ATGGAACTCACCGTCACGGAGAACCTCGAGCAGGAACTCCACGTCGAGATCGCTGGCGAGGACCACACGTTCATGAACGTCCTCAAGGGTGCGCTCCTGGAGACGGAGGGCGTCAGTGCCGCGACGTACGACATGAACCCCGAGCAGTCCGGTGGGCAGACAGAGCCCATCCTCACCGTCAAGACGTACGAGGGGACCGCCCCGCTCGACGCGCTGGAGACGGCCGCAAAGCGCGTGCAGGAGAAGACCGAGGCGTTCCGCACCGCGTTCGAGAACGCGGCCTGA
- a CDS encoding toll/interleukin-1 receptor domain-containing protein, which translates to MTDAQVFVSHAAEDLELAQELFGTVRNLPMDFYLAMEEIESGRTRTDLKGRLANSDLVIALFTRDHVTEPWVNQEVGFAVAKGVPVLPMYDEGVDRPGYIANVEGVQLDRDEIPVTVFNLLCRLRAELAPLGTLSTPNWYVRFPCNFEGCNHPVILDIDATQKGLWQQYKHNQPLLATCDECNSRYLFNPVTLGYVERQDPAGPATQ; encoded by the coding sequence ATGACCGACGCGCAGGTCTTCGTGTCGCACGCGGCCGAGGACCTCGAACTGGCCCAGGAGCTCTTCGGGACGGTGCGGAACCTCCCTATGGATTTCTATCTCGCCATGGAGGAGATCGAGTCGGGCCGAACCCGCACAGACCTCAAGGGGCGGCTCGCGAACTCCGACCTCGTCATCGCGCTGTTCACTCGCGACCACGTGACCGAGCCGTGGGTGAACCAGGAGGTCGGGTTCGCCGTCGCCAAGGGCGTCCCGGTGCTGCCGATGTACGACGAGGGCGTCGACCGACCGGGCTACATCGCGAACGTCGAGGGCGTCCAGCTCGACCGTGACGAGATACCGGTGACCGTGTTCAACCTGCTCTGTCGCCTGCGTGCCGAACTCGCGCCACTCGGCACGCTCTCGACGCCGAACTGGTACGTCCGGTTCCCGTGTAACTTCGAGGGCTGTAACCATCCAGTGATTCTGGACATCGACGCGACGCAGAAAGGCCTCTGGCAGCAGTACAAGCACAACCAGCCGCTGCTTGCGACCTGTGACGAGTGCAACTCGCGGTACCTGTTCAACCCGGTCACGCTGGGCTACGTCGAACGGCAGGACCCGGCCGGCCCGGCGACCCAGTGA
- a CDS encoding cation-translocating P-type ATPase, producing the protein MSDDCTTESCDCSDSVSKEAGSVASVADAPATARLDVPDMDCPSCASKVDGSVSGVDGVLAVDTRPTTGTLVVGYDPDRTGRGAIVAAVEGAGYAVRDEDDESDDTVWTSPRGLKTIASGSFVALALAVIVVGMNPVLATALEQSYTLSDALLLGAVVAGGQVILRNGYYSAKNLSLDIDFLMTAAILAATGITVFVPGENLLIEAASLAFLFNVAELLERFSVQRARRSLDELLDLAPETAVVRRDGEQVEIPAEDVRVGEVVLVQPGEKIPVDGLVRDGESAVNQAPITGESVPVDKARGDEVFAGTVNEQGYLEVETTAPASESTLARIVDLVTDAQSNKTERERFVERFAQYYTPLVTSVAILVAAVPPLLFGADWVHWAVNGIGLLVIACPCAFVISTPVSVVSAVTSAAKRAVLVKGGDRLETMGDVDIVAVDKTGTLTTGELAVTDVVPLNGNSEEDVLRCARGLESRSEHPIGDAIVSHAAQNGVEHHEVSGFESLTGEGVKATLGDVPHYAGKPDLFTDLGFDLDHVHLTTDGGVARPEMRQQCEREGCLDLVEDTIPRLQNEGKTVVLVGTEDALEGVIAVSDTVREGARETVAALRDRGLSVVMLTGDNEGTARAVADQLGIDEYRADLLPEDKTDAVAALKEQGTVAMVGDGVNDAPALATADVGIAMGAAGSDTAIETADIALLTDDLSRLPYLVDLARKTNGVIRQNVWGSLAVKAVLAVLIPVFAIPLWLVVLAGDVGMTTAVTGNAMRLARVSAPDGD; encoded by the coding sequence ATGAGTGACGATTGTACGACCGAGTCGTGTGACTGTTCCGATTCGGTGTCGAAGGAAGCGGGGTCCGTTGCCTCGGTAGCCGACGCCCCCGCGACGGCGCGACTCGACGTGCCCGACATGGATTGCCCGTCCTGTGCGAGCAAGGTGGACGGGAGCGTCTCCGGCGTCGACGGCGTGCTCGCGGTCGACACGCGTCCGACCACCGGGACGCTAGTCGTCGGGTACGACCCCGACCGGACCGGCCGCGGGGCCATCGTGGCCGCGGTGGAGGGCGCTGGCTACGCGGTACGCGACGAGGACGACGAGAGCGACGACACGGTCTGGACCAGCCCGCGCGGGCTGAAGACCATCGCCTCCGGCAGCTTCGTCGCGCTGGCCCTCGCGGTCATCGTCGTCGGGATGAACCCCGTCCTCGCGACGGCCCTCGAGCAGTCCTACACGCTCTCCGACGCCCTGTTGCTCGGGGCGGTCGTCGCGGGCGGGCAGGTCATCCTCCGCAACGGCTACTACTCCGCGAAGAACCTGAGCCTCGACATCGACTTCCTGATGACGGCGGCCATCCTCGCCGCGACGGGCATCACCGTCTTCGTGCCCGGCGAGAACCTGCTCATCGAGGCCGCCTCGCTGGCGTTCCTCTTCAACGTCGCCGAGTTGCTCGAACGGTTCTCGGTACAGCGTGCCCGCCGGTCGCTCGACGAGTTGCTCGACCTCGCGCCCGAGACGGCCGTGGTGCGACGCGACGGCGAACAGGTCGAGATTCCCGCCGAGGACGTCCGCGTCGGCGAGGTCGTCCTCGTCCAGCCCGGCGAGAAGATTCCGGTCGACGGCCTCGTCCGTGACGGCGAGTCCGCGGTGAACCAGGCCCCCATCACGGGCGAGTCCGTCCCGGTCGACAAGGCCCGCGGCGACGAGGTGTTCGCAGGAACGGTCAACGAGCAGGGCTACCTCGAGGTCGAGACGACCGCGCCCGCCAGCGAGTCCACGCTGGCGCGCATCGTCGACCTCGTGACCGACGCGCAGTCGAACAAGACCGAGCGCGAGCGGTTCGTCGAGCGCTTCGCCCAGTACTACACCCCGCTGGTGACGAGCGTCGCGATTCTCGTCGCCGCGGTCCCACCGCTCCTGTTCGGTGCGGACTGGGTCCACTGGGCGGTCAACGGCATCGGCCTGCTCGTCATCGCCTGCCCGTGCGCGTTCGTCATCTCGACGCCCGTGAGCGTCGTCTCCGCGGTGACCAGCGCGGCCAAGCGCGCCGTCCTCGTGAAGGGCGGTGACCGACTGGAGACGATGGGCGACGTGGACATCGTCGCCGTCGACAAGACCGGGACCCTCACTACGGGCGAACTCGCCGTCACCGACGTCGTCCCCCTGAACGGGAACAGCGAGGAGGACGTGCTCCGGTGCGCTCGCGGGCTGGAGAGCCGGTCCGAACACCCCATCGGCGACGCCATCGTCAGCCACGCAGCACAGAACGGGGTCGAGCACCACGAGGTGTCGGGCTTCGAGAGCCTGACCGGTGAGGGCGTGAAGGCCACGCTCGGGGACGTGCCCCACTACGCGGGCAAACCCGACCTGTTCACCGACCTCGGGTTCGACCTCGACCACGTCCACCTGACCACCGACGGGGGGGTCGCCCGCCCCGAGATGCGCCAGCAGTGCGAGCGCGAAGGCTGTCTCGACCTCGTCGAGGACACCATCCCCCGACTCCAGAACGAGGGGAAGACGGTCGTCCTCGTCGGGACGGAAGACGCCCTCGAAGGGGTCATCGCGGTCAGCGACACGGTCCGCGAGGGGGCCAGGGAGACGGTCGCCGCGCTCCGGGACCGGGGGCTCTCGGTCGTCATGCTCACCGGCGACAACGAGGGCACGGCTCGCGCCGTCGCGGACCAGCTCGGTATCGACGAGTACCGCGCCGACCTGCTCCCCGAGGACAAGACCGACGCGGTCGCCGCCCTCAAGGAACAGGGAACGGTCGCGATGGTCGGCGACGGCGTCAACGACGCACCCGCGCTCGCGACCGCCGACGTGGGCATCGCGATGGGCGCGGCCGGCAGCGACACCGCCATCGAGACGGCGGACATCGCCCTGCTGACCGACGACCTCTCGCGCCTGCCCTACCTGGTCGACCTCGCCCGGAAGACCAACGGCGTCATCCGCCAGAACGTCTGGGGCAGTCTCGCGGTGAAGGCCGTCCTCGCGGTCCTCATCCCCGTCTTCGCAATCCCGCTCTGGCTCGTCGTGCTCGCCGGGGACGTCGGAATGACGACCGCCGTCACGGGTAACGCGATGCGGCTCGCCCGGGTTTCGGCCCCTGACGGGGACTGA
- the dph2 gene encoding diphthamide biosynthesis enzyme Dph2: MSNESLSDGDLRNTGMSLKHDREWDYELDRIIEAVEERDATKVGLQFPEGLKRRGPKVADDLRELLPDEVTVLISGQPCYGACDLDTFLMRRTDVFVHFGHSPMKESDKIIYVPLFSNVEVGPIMEQAVEEELETGDVGLVTTAQHMNRFEEMKEWLTEQGFDVHTRKGDDRLTHEGQVLGCNYASADIDADQILYVGGGKFHPLGLAMEHPDKKVVIADPVNNVVTVADTEKFMKQRYGAVHRAMDAEKFGVIFCTKIGQGRWEIAEEIVDNNDNAYLITMDEVTPDRLRNFDMDAFVNTGCPRITTDDGPQFHKPMLTPQEYKIAIGEEPLENLAFDTFHGTW, from the coding sequence ATGAGCAACGAGTCGCTTTCTGACGGGGACCTCCGGAACACAGGGATGTCCCTCAAGCACGACCGCGAGTGGGACTACGAACTCGACCGCATCATCGAGGCGGTCGAGGAGCGCGACGCGACCAAGGTCGGCCTGCAGTTCCCCGAGGGACTGAAACGCCGCGGCCCGAAGGTCGCCGACGACCTCCGCGAACTCCTGCCCGACGAGGTCACCGTCCTCATCTCCGGCCAGCCGTGTTACGGTGCCTGCGACCTCGACACCTTCCTCATGCGCCGGACCGACGTGTTCGTCCACTTCGGCCACTCCCCGATGAAGGAGTCGGACAAGATCATCTACGTCCCGCTGTTCTCCAACGTCGAGGTCGGCCCTATCATGGAGCAGGCCGTCGAGGAGGAGCTCGAAACGGGCGACGTGGGTCTCGTCACGACCGCCCAGCACATGAACCGCTTCGAGGAGATGAAGGAGTGGCTCACGGAGCAGGGCTTCGACGTCCACACTCGCAAGGGCGACGACCGCCTCACCCACGAGGGGCAGGTCCTCGGCTGCAACTACGCCTCCGCGGACATCGACGCCGACCAGATACTCTACGTCGGCGGCGGCAAGTTCCACCCGCTCGGCCTCGCGATGGAACACCCCGACAAGAAGGTCGTCATCGCCGACCCCGTCAACAACGTCGTCACCGTGGCCGACACGGAGAAGTTCATGAAGCAGCGCTACGGCGCGGTCCACCGCGCCATGGACGCCGAGAAGTTCGGCGTCATCTTCTGCACGAAGATCGGGCAGGGGCGCTGGGAGATCGCCGAGGAGATCGTCGACAACAACGACAACGCCTACCTCATCACCATGGACGAGGTCACGCCGGACCGCCTGCGTAACTTCGACATGGACGCGTTCGTCAACACAGGCTGTCCGCGCATCACGACCGACGACGGCCCGCAGTTCCACAAGCCGATGCTCACCCCCCAGGAGTACAAGATAGCCATCGGCGAGGAACCGCTGGAGAACCTGGCGTTCGACACGTTCCACGGGACGTGGTGA
- a CDS encoding YlbF family regulator, whose amino-acid sequence MSIETSGDAAEETTVVDQRAQELGEAIRDLPEFERFHEAQQAVEESEEAQEKIDEFEQVRQEFMLARQTGQASQEDLQNLQETQQELHDIPVMAEYIDAQNRLDARLEAVNDTLSETIGLDFADEASGCCND is encoded by the coding sequence ATGAGCATCGAAACGAGCGGCGACGCGGCCGAAGAGACGACCGTCGTGGACCAGCGCGCCCAGGAACTCGGCGAGGCCATCCGCGACCTGCCGGAGTTCGAGCGCTTCCACGAGGCCCAGCAGGCCGTCGAGGAGTCCGAGGAGGCCCAGGAGAAGATCGACGAGTTCGAGCAGGTCCGCCAGGAGTTCATGCTGGCTCGCCAGACCGGACAGGCCTCCCAGGAGGACCTCCAGAACCTCCAGGAGACCCAGCAGGAGCTGCACGACATCCCCGTGATGGCGGAGTACATCGACGCCCAGAACCGCCTCGATGCCCGCCTCGAAGCGGTCAACGACACGCTTTCGGAGACCATCGGCCTCGACTTCGCCGACGAGGCGAGTGGCTGCTGTAACGACTGA
- a CDS encoding J domain-containing protein — MAVADRQSCDGCDRQFSLERLATVRMPGGSRSVCCPDCRAFAESVSSRAEFERDEHECDGCSRAFSLADLTTVEMPGGSRSVCCPECRAFAESVSTKAELGERRRACDGCSREFALDNLAVVDMPGGKQSICCPECRTFAESVSSKAELGDRRRECDGCTREFPVSDLDEILLPDGTSVLCCATCSEHAPQEEETDDVDEDRRQDAERETATELANKEPSKAIQTRNLCSQCKEWCSVELYRVEINDRRTENFCPDCLELARSRGIVTNVRMRQAEAYETLGIDGASDAEELRDAYIERVKEVHPDRAGGSRAAFKAVQRAYERLDAEF, encoded by the coding sequence ATGGCTGTGGCCGACCGACAATCCTGTGACGGCTGCGACCGCCAGTTCTCCCTCGAGCGCCTGGCCACCGTCCGGATGCCCGGCGGCTCACGATCGGTCTGCTGTCCGGACTGTCGAGCGTTCGCCGAGTCCGTCAGCTCCAGGGCGGAGTTCGAACGAGACGAACACGAGTGTGACGGCTGTTCGCGAGCGTTCTCGCTGGCGGACCTGACCACCGTCGAGATGCCCGGCGGCTCACGCTCCGTCTGCTGTCCCGAGTGTCGAGCGTTCGCCGAGTCCGTCAGCACCAAGGCTGAACTCGGCGAGCGTCGCCGGGCCTGTGACGGGTGTTCACGGGAGTTCGCGCTCGACAACCTCGCCGTCGTCGACATGCCGGGTGGGAAGCAATCCATCTGCTGTCCGGAGTGTCGAACGTTCGCCGAGTCCGTCAGTAGCAAGGCAGAACTCGGGGACCGCCGCCGCGAATGTGACGGCTGTACCAGGGAGTTCCCCGTCTCGGACCTCGACGAGATACTGCTCCCGGACGGAACGAGCGTGCTCTGCTGTGCGACGTGCAGCGAACACGCGCCCCAGGAGGAGGAGACCGACGACGTCGACGAGGACCGTCGACAGGACGCCGAACGCGAGACGGCGACCGAACTCGCGAACAAGGAACCCTCGAAGGCGATACAGACCCGCAACCTCTGTTCGCAGTGCAAGGAGTGGTGCTCGGTCGAACTCTACCGTGTCGAGATCAACGACAGGCGGACCGAGAACTTCTGCCCGGACTGTCTGGAACTCGCCCGGAGCCGCGGCATCGTCACGAACGTCCGCATGCGACAGGCCGAAGCCTACGAGACGCTCGGCATCGACGGGGCGTCGGACGCGGAGGAACTGCGTGATGCGTACATCGAGCGCGTGAAGGAGGTCCATCCCGACCGGGCGGGCGGGAGCAGAGCCGCGTTCAAGGCCGTACAGCGGGCGTACGAACGACTCGACGCGGAGTTCTAG